One genomic window of Blastocatellia bacterium includes the following:
- a CDS encoding sugar ABC transporter permease, giving the protein MNNKPNLRESLISYLFLAPFLLVFTVFLGYPMLYSLYLSFRSTSFSTDWYNIFNSMEFVGLANYQSLLFDTRFWWSLGLTLLYAVLTIPSSIALGLWLALLLNNKLKGAAFFRSAFYLPNILDMYVVGTIWVLILSPNYGLLDILLSKIGLHLPQSGLLANPYTALATIATVVVLKGAGFGMILFLSAIQNISESIYEAADIDGASWWQKLRYITLPLLKPIILFMIITGTMSALNAFTEVYAMASSKYGGFGGPYIQFQGESVGVTSLSGLYLYQLFERAEYGKTAAFSYLLMIIALIISFANAKLLKVEK; this is encoded by the coding sequence ATGAATAATAAACCAAACTTGCGAGAATCTCTTATTTCATATCTTTTTTTAGCACCTTTTTTGCTTGTTTTTACTGTATTTCTAGGCTATCCAATGCTCTATTCACTTTATCTTAGCTTTAGAAGCACTTCTTTTTCTACAGATTGGTACAATATTTTTAATAGTATGGAATTTGTAGGTTTAGCTAATTATCAGTCTCTACTTTTTGATACTCGGTTTTGGTGGTCTTTAGGATTAACTTTACTTTATGCAGTTTTAACTATTCCAAGTTCCATTGCACTAGGTCTTTGGCTCGCTTTGCTATTAAATAATAAATTAAAAGGGGCTGCATTTTTTAGAAGTGCATTTTATTTACCTAATATTTTAGATATGTATGTAGTAGGTACTATTTGGGTACTTATTTTAAGCCCAAATTATGGATTGCTAGATATTTTACTTAGCAAAATAGGTTTACATTTGCCCCAATCAGGACTACTAGCTAATCCATACACGGCTTTAGCAACAATTGCTACTGTAGTAGTGCTAAAAGGTGCTGGATTTGGAATGATTTTATTTTTATCTGCAATTCAAAATATTTCTGAATCAATCTATGAAGCAGCAGATATTGATGGGGCTAGCTGGTGGCAAAAACTACGTTATATAACTTTGCCCCTCTTAAAACCAATCATTTTATTTATGATTATTACTGGCACAATGAGCGCGTTAAATGCTTTTACAGAAGTTTATGCAATGGCTAGCAGCAAATATGGCGGTTTTGGTGGCCCTTACATTCAATTTCAAGGCGAGTCTGTTGGCGTAACTTCTTTGTCAGGTCTTTATCTTTACCAACTTTTTGAACGTGCAGAATATGGTAAAACTGCGGCTTTTTCATACCTGCTAATGATTATTGCT